One Thermoanaerobaculales bacterium DNA window includes the following coding sequences:
- a CDS encoding proprotein convertase P-domain-containing protein, with amino-acid sequence MSVQPTVRSLSKLALAAGILAMLAPVAAARTGVPPMSHTAQLAPLDQVAVLPLESIDREALLAEDEAAKAGSTAKPLRVASPVDLEVTPADAGTWERLPGGGWVWRLRVHAPNATDLNFGFSRYRLAVGATLHVWSEDYDYVEGPYTAADASHAGDLWTPVVPGERAVIELFEPDGADPGSELVLGRVGRGYRDLFRLDGGAPKVEWCNVDVICPEGDPWRDEIRSVARIMIGGTFLCTGTLIMDVPGSFVPYFVTAHHCHIPDYGASSVVAYWNFQSPVCGDLGGGSLADNQTGAILRASRQDNDLCLIELEEDPDPSFDVHFAGWDARTATAPQGSFSAHHPAGDEKMLTLNDDPLTTTNNCAFGGPSGTHWNVTDYESGTTEGGSSGSALWDSGTHMIVGYLTGGGAACSSQINDCYGKFAVGFDGPSADSRMKDWLDPADTGTRFVAGSDPNGMGSIRLAGITATDSCATGQGNHNGVWEPGETIQIAVDLTASGTTTFTGIQGTLTSQTSGVTVTDGSATWPNLPPGGTVTSSAPHFTIRVGSGVSCGTTVYLLLQVTSAQGGPYVFQPSGSVGSSLTPEVPLPIPDDGTVTSDLVVGQNVALSDVNVRVEIDHTYVGDLIVSLRSPAGTTVTLLNSPACGDNDMNVTFDDASSVNLQSYCAGTTPWYQGVARPYQALSAFNGQSSAGTWTLTVTDDAGWDTGTLVDWELLTIPALSGTCQACGGGGTAANTYLVAGIAHAPGLEGSNWRSKLALLNRSGLGAEATLTYVRSSGPPVSRSVTVANSQLMAWDDVAVALFGVSADSSGAVKVDSTQPLLVTARTYNLSASGTYGQFLPGVEETDALSIGGIGLISQLAKNASFRTNIGFVNFGEADCRARVTLRNSSGSAVGSQRTVTVPASGWKQDNDIFQAAGAGTFANAYATVEVLTEGCAVWGYGSVVDNNSGDPTTIPMEVE; translated from the coding sequence ATGTCAGTGCAACCGACTGTTCGCTCGCTCTCCAAGCTGGCTTTGGCGGCCGGCATTCTCGCCATGCTGGCGCCGGTCGCCGCCGCCCGCACCGGCGTGCCTCCGATGAGCCATACCGCCCAGCTCGCGCCGCTCGACCAGGTCGCGGTGCTCCCACTCGAGTCGATCGACCGGGAAGCGCTGCTCGCCGAGGACGAGGCGGCGAAGGCGGGCAGCACCGCCAAGCCGCTGCGGGTCGCCTCGCCGGTGGACCTCGAGGTCACGCCGGCCGACGCCGGCACCTGGGAGCGTCTCCCGGGTGGTGGGTGGGTGTGGCGGCTGCGGGTCCACGCACCGAACGCGACCGACCTCAACTTCGGCTTCAGCCGCTACCGGCTGGCCGTCGGCGCGACCCTGCACGTCTGGAGCGAGGACTACGACTACGTCGAGGGGCCGTACACCGCGGCCGACGCCTCGCACGCCGGTGACCTGTGGACCCCGGTGGTGCCGGGCGAGCGGGCGGTGATCGAGCTCTTCGAGCCGGACGGCGCCGATCCTGGCTCGGAGCTGGTCCTGGGCCGGGTCGGCCGCGGCTACCGCGACCTGTTCCGGCTCGACGGTGGCGCGCCCAAGGTCGAGTGGTGCAACGTCGACGTGATCTGCCCGGAGGGCGACCCGTGGCGCGACGAGATCCGCAGCGTCGCCCGGATCATGATCGGGGGCACCTTTCTCTGCACCGGCACCCTGATCATGGACGTGCCCGGCTCCTTCGTCCCCTACTTCGTCACCGCCCATCACTGTCACATCCCGGACTACGGCGCTTCCTCGGTGGTGGCGTACTGGAACTTCCAGTCGCCGGTGTGTGGCGATCTCGGCGGCGGCTCGCTGGCCGACAACCAGACCGGGGCGATCCTGCGCGCCTCCCGCCAGGACAACGACCTCTGCCTGATCGAGCTCGAGGAGGACCCGGACCCGAGCTTCGACGTCCACTTCGCGGGCTGGGACGCGCGCACCGCGACCGCGCCGCAGGGCAGCTTCAGCGCCCACCACCCGGCGGGCGACGAGAAGATGCTGACGCTCAACGACGACCCGCTGACCACCACCAACAACTGCGCCTTCGGCGGCCCGTCCGGCACCCACTGGAACGTCACCGACTACGAATCCGGCACCACCGAGGGCGGCTCCTCCGGCTCGGCGCTCTGGGACAGCGGGACGCACATGATCGTGGGCTACCTGACCGGCGGTGGTGCGGCGTGCTCGTCGCAGATCAACGACTGCTACGGCAAGTTCGCGGTCGGCTTCGACGGCCCCTCGGCGGACAGCCGGATGAAGGACTGGCTCGATCCCGCCGACACCGGCACCCGCTTCGTGGCCGGCTCCGACCCGAACGGGATGGGCAGCATTCGGCTGGCGGGGATCACGGCGACGGATTCCTGCGCGACCGGCCAGGGAAACCACAACGGGGTGTGGGAGCCGGGTGAGACGATCCAGATCGCGGTCGACCTCACGGCGAGCGGCACCACCACCTTCACCGGGATCCAGGGCACTCTCACCAGCCAGACCTCGGGGGTGACCGTGACCGACGGCTCGGCAACCTGGCCCAACCTGCCGCCGGGCGGCACCGTGACCTCGAGCGCGCCCCACTTCACGATCCGGGTCGGCTCCGGCGTCAGCTGCGGGACCACCGTCTACCTGCTGCTGCAGGTGACCTCGGCTCAGGGCGGCCCCTACGTCTTCCAGCCCTCCGGCAGCGTTGGCTCGTCGCTGACGCCGGAGGTGCCACTCCCGATCCCGGACGACGGCACCGTCACCTCGGACCTCGTCGTCGGCCAGAACGTCGCCCTGTCCGACGTCAACGTCCGGGTCGAGATCGACCACACCTACGTCGGCGACCTCATCGTGTCGCTGCGCAGCCCGGCCGGCACGACCGTGACCCTGCTCAACAGCCCGGCGTGCGGCGACAACGACATGAACGTGACCTTCGACGACGCCTCGAGCGTGAACCTGCAGTCCTACTGCGCCGGCACCACTCCCTGGTACCAGGGCGTCGCGCGGCCGTACCAGGCCCTGTCGGCCTTCAACGGCCAGTCGAGCGCAGGCACCTGGACCCTGACCGTGACCGACGACGCCGGGTGGGATACGGGGACGCTGGTCGACTGGGAGCTGCTGACGATACCCGCCCTGTCGGGGACCTGCCAGGCCTGCGGCGGCGGTGGTACGGCCGCGAACACCTACCTGGTGGCCGGGATCGCCCACGCACCCGGCCTGGAGGGCAGCAACTGGCGCTCCAAGCTGGCGCTGCTCAACCGCTCCGGGCTCGGCGCCGAGGCCACCTTGACCTACGTCCGCAGCTCGGGCCCGCCGGTTTCCCGGTCGGTGACGGTCGCCAACAGCCAGCTGATGGCCTGGGACGACGTCGCGGTGGCGCTGTTCGGGGTCAGCGCGGACTCCTCGGGCGCGGTCAAGGTCGACTCCACCCAGCCGCTGCTGGTGACCGCGCGCACCTACAACCTGAGCGCCTCGGGCACCTACGGCCAGTTCCTGCCCGGGGTCGAGGAGACCGACGCGCTCTCGATCGGCGGGATCGGGCTCATCTCGCAGCTCGCCAAGAACGCCAGCTTCCGCACCAACATCGGTTTCGTCAACTTCGGCGAGGCGGACTGCCGGGCCCGGGTCACGCTCCGCAACAGCTCCGGCAGCGCAGTCGGGTCGCAGCGCACGGTGACGGTGCCGGCGAGCGGCTGGAAGCAGGACAACGACATCTTCCAGGCGGCCGGCGCCGGCACCTTCGCCAACGCCTACGCCACGGTCGAGGTCCTGACCGAGGGCTGCGCGGTCTGGGGGTACGGCTCGGTGGTGGACAACAACAGCGGCGATCCGACCACCATCCCGATGGAGGTGGAGTAG
- a CDS encoding CoA-binding protein: MGDSDPIRTLLASARTIAVVGCSADPERDSHHVAAYLQRAGYRVIPVNPAVEELLGERCYPDLAAIPDDVAIDIVDVFRRPEHVPPIAEQAIARGARALWLQLGVSHPEAERRAAEAGLQVVSNRCMAVEHRLRFGG; the protein is encoded by the coding sequence ATGGGCGACAGTGACCCGATTCGCACCCTCTTGGCATCAGCTCGGACGATCGCGGTGGTCGGCTGCTCGGCCGACCCCGAGCGTGACTCGCATCACGTCGCGGCGTACCTGCAGCGGGCGGGCTACCGGGTGATCCCGGTCAACCCGGCCGTCGAGGAGCTGCTCGGCGAACGCTGCTACCCCGATCTGGCCGCGATCCCGGACGACGTGGCGATCGACATCGTGGACGTGTTTCGGCGGCCGGAGCACGTGCCGCCGATCGCCGAGCAGGCAATCGCCCGGGGTGCGCGCGCCCTCTGGCTGCAGCTCGGCGTCAGCCATCCGGAGGCCGAGCGGCGGGCGGCCGAGGCCGGCCTGCAGGTGGTCTCGAACCGGTGCATGGCGGTCGAGCACAGGCTGCGCTTCGGCGGGTAA
- a CDS encoding NapC/NirT family cytochrome c: MSAAKGKGRGRLFNLANNAITVTGFALTTVSGLLILTFLVVNLLGGLHESPYIGMFAFGVLPAIFVVGLLLMPIGMLLRRRRLARLGTSPEALEAYPSLDFNDPKLRRVATIVLALTAVNLVILGSTSFLAVEHTETVAFCGETCHSVMQPEHTAYADSPHSRVACVQCHIGPGASWFVRSKMDGLRQVWHTVMKTYHRPIETPLRTLRPARETCEQCHWPDKHHGDKLRVFARFASDEANTPSYTAMMLKTGGGSLDLGAHGGIHWWHIYSDNRIRYVAADERREEIAWVELTTPDGEVRVYTRAGEEPPAADTISSQARIMDCIDCHNRPTHLFQSPDRAVDSVLERVAELQRLPWFKREAVRAIKGDYPSHGEGVAAVRDAVLDFYRTELPEVWADQTRLAERGADAAAEIYGRTVFPHMKTNWETHPNHIGHEDSPGCWRCHDGEMATPNDEHVIPADCENCHLFLVEDSPELPDLAALVNG, from the coding sequence ATGTCCGCAGCCAAAGGCAAGGGTCGTGGCCGGCTCTTCAACCTGGCCAACAACGCCATCACTGTCACCGGGTTCGCCCTGACCACCGTCTCCGGCCTGCTGATCCTCACGTTCCTCGTCGTCAACCTACTCGGCGGGCTGCACGAGAGCCCTTACATCGGCATGTTCGCCTTCGGCGTGCTGCCCGCCATCTTCGTGGTCGGCCTGCTGCTGATGCCGATCGGGATGCTGCTCCGCCGGCGCAGGCTGGCCCGCCTCGGCACCTCGCCGGAGGCGCTCGAGGCCTACCCCAGCCTCGACTTCAACGACCCCAAGCTGCGCCGCGTCGCCACCATCGTCCTCGCATTGACGGCGGTCAACCTGGTGATCCTCGGCAGCACCTCCTTCCTCGCCGTCGAGCACACCGAGACCGTCGCCTTCTGCGGCGAGACCTGCCACTCGGTCATGCAGCCCGAGCACACTGCCTACGCCGACTCACCCCACTCCCGGGTGGCCTGCGTCCAGTGCCACATCGGCCCGGGCGCTTCCTGGTTCGTGCGCTCCAAGATGGACGGGCTGCGCCAGGTCTGGCACACCGTGATGAAGACCTACCACCGGCCGATCGAGACGCCGCTGCGCACCCTGCGGCCGGCGCGAGAGACCTGCGAGCAGTGCCACTGGCCCGACAAGCATCACGGCGACAAGCTGCGGGTGTTCGCCCGCTTCGCTTCGGACGAGGCGAACACGCCTTCTTACACCGCGATGATGCTCAAGACCGGGGGCGGCAGCCTCGACCTCGGGGCCCACGGCGGAATTCACTGGTGGCACATCTACTCCGACAACCGGATCCGGTACGTCGCCGCCGATGAGCGGCGCGAGGAGATCGCCTGGGTCGAGCTCACCACCCCGGACGGCGAGGTGCGCGTCTACACCCGCGCCGGCGAGGAGCCGCCCGCCGCCGACACGATCTCCAGCCAGGCCCGGATCATGGACTGCATCGACTGCCACAACCGCCCCACCCACCTGTTCCAGAGCCCGGACCGGGCGGTCGACTCGGTTCTCGAGCGCGTCGCCGAGCTGCAACGGCTTCCCTGGTTCAAGCGCGAGGCCGTGCGCGCCATTAAGGGCGACTACCCGTCACACGGGGAAGGCGTCGCGGCCGTGCGCGACGCGGTTCTCGACTTCTACCGCACCGAGCTCCCGGAGGTGTGGGCGGACCAAACCAGGCTTGCAGAGCGGGGCGCCGACGCCGCGGCCGAGATCTACGGCCGAACCGTGTTTCCCCACATGAAGACGAACTGGGAAACCCACCCCAACCACATCGGTCACGAGGACTCCCCGGGGTGCTGGCGCTGCCACGATGGCGAGATGGCCACCCCGAACGACGAGCACGTCATCCCGGCCGACTGCGAGAACTGCCACCTCTTCCTGGTCGAGGACAGCCCCGAGCTCCCGGACCTGGCGGCGCTGGTGAACGGGTAG
- a CDS encoding cytochrome c3 family protein, which produces MELSVCRSWRGPESILRALLWTAVLVVALPGVAAGQTNDDCLQCHSDPEATGERGGRPISVHVDPQAFSRSTHRELACTDCHTDLEGVELPHGDELAAADCAACHDDVAAELASGPHGRLPADPSSPSAMCIRCHGVHDVLPPDDPASPTSGPRATAACAACHGKEARAVELGVHRGERGAGCVSCHRGHAVVAPADPIGQLEACGSCHQEQAVQHRRSLHGNAAVQGDPLAPSCVTCHEHHTILAHTRDDAPTAIMNVPFLCGRCHREGTEVSLQKEIPQDAILENFSMSVHGEALYEKGLTVAAVCTSCHTPHDILDHNNPASSINRNNVARTCMQCHGRIEEVHLKVIEGRLWEAEPHKVPSCVECHQPHKIRRRAAVGEGAANRDCMGCHARPELTMVRDGDAISLFIDGDAYELSMHNRTACAQCHTDVDPKHPERACATITSRVDCGICHAEQVHDHELSRHGQLAVQGDAAVPVCLTCHSAHATQGHRFPASPTFARNVPELCGRCHRAGGVAAQRIDGDVPDIVESYVASAHGRGLLDSGLVVSASCVDCHSAHRALAAGDANSSVHPDRIADTCGACHKGIEEEFKRSVHWPGNVTTTEELPTCEDCHSSHSITRVDAQGFRFTMMDQCGRCHRDFAETFFETYHGKVTQLGSEGAAKCYDCHGTHNILPSDSPESKLSHWNVVETCGTCHPKAHRQFAGYLSHATHHDKDKYPFLFYSFWFMTVLLVGTLSFALLHTLAWLWRLLRTRGEWLPHKETAADRFYRRFTTTQRVMHAVMILSFFTLALTGMTLKFSYMGWAVVLSRVLGGFDTMGVLHRIAAVALMCLFMFHLRQMWLGLRSSKKGLLGFIFDPNSLMFNLTDIRQVFESIKWFFGRGPRPRYGRFTYWEKFDYFAVFWGVFVIGSTGLVLWFPELFTRFLPGWSINVATIIHSDEALLAVAFIFTIHFFNTHFRPDKFPMDAVIFTGRVAVDELKHDKPVEYEEFIENATEEELARRLAGPASPKLERAARIFGFTALAIGLTLIALIVFTMFFGYR; this is translated from the coding sequence TTGGAGTTGAGCGTCTGCCGATCGTGGCGCGGGCCGGAGTCGATTCTCCGGGCCCTGCTGTGGACCGCGGTGCTGGTGGTGGCGCTGCCTGGAGTTGCGGCAGGGCAGACCAACGACGACTGCCTGCAGTGCCACTCCGACCCGGAGGCCACCGGGGAGAGGGGCGGCAGGCCGATCTCGGTGCACGTCGATCCGCAGGCCTTCTCACGGTCGACGCACCGGGAGCTCGCCTGCACCGACTGCCACACCGACCTCGAGGGCGTGGAGCTGCCGCACGGCGACGAGCTCGCGGCGGCGGACTGTGCCGCCTGCCACGATGACGTCGCCGCGGAGCTGGCCTCCGGCCCGCACGGGCGGTTGCCCGCCGACCCCAGCTCGCCGTCGGCGATGTGCATCCGCTGCCACGGCGTTCACGACGTGCTGCCGCCGGACGATCCGGCGTCCCCGACCAGCGGCCCCCGGGCGACGGCCGCGTGCGCGGCCTGCCACGGCAAGGAGGCTCGCGCCGTGGAGCTGGGCGTTCACCGCGGCGAGCGCGGCGCAGGGTGCGTGAGCTGCCACCGCGGCCATGCGGTGGTGGCGCCCGCCGACCCGATCGGCCAGCTCGAGGCCTGCGGCTCCTGCCACCAGGAGCAGGCGGTCCAGCACCGGCGAAGCCTGCACGGCAACGCGGCCGTTCAGGGCGACCCGCTGGCGCCGAGCTGCGTCACCTGCCACGAGCACCACACCATCCTCGCCCACACCAGGGACGACGCGCCGACCGCGATCATGAACGTCCCGTTCCTGTGTGGCCGCTGCCATCGCGAGGGCACCGAGGTGTCGCTGCAGAAGGAGATCCCGCAGGACGCCATCCTCGAGAACTTCTCGATGTCGGTGCACGGGGAGGCCCTGTACGAGAAGGGGCTCACGGTGGCCGCGGTCTGCACGTCCTGCCACACCCCGCACGACATCCTCGATCACAACAACCCGGCCTCCAGCATCAACCGCAACAACGTCGCGCGGACCTGCATGCAGTGCCACGGCCGGATCGAGGAGGTCCATCTCAAGGTCATCGAGGGCCGGCTGTGGGAGGCGGAGCCGCACAAGGTGCCGTCGTGCGTCGAGTGCCACCAGCCGCACAAGATCCGCCGCCGCGCTGCGGTTGGCGAGGGCGCGGCCAACCGCGACTGCATGGGCTGCCACGCCAGGCCCGAGCTCACCATGGTGCGGGATGGCGATGCAATCTCGCTGTTCATCGACGGTGACGCCTACGAGCTGTCGATGCACAACCGGACGGCCTGTGCGCAGTGCCACACCGACGTCGATCCGAAGCACCCCGAGCGCGCGTGCGCCACGATCACCTCGCGGGTCGACTGCGGGATCTGCCATGCCGAGCAGGTCCACGACCACGAGCTGAGCCGGCACGGGCAGCTGGCGGTGCAGGGCGATGCCGCGGTGCCGGTCTGCCTGACCTGCCACAGCGCCCACGCCACCCAGGGCCACCGGTTCCCGGCCTCGCCGACCTTCGCGCGCAACGTCCCGGAGCTGTGCGGCCGCTGCCACCGCGCCGGGGGCGTCGCGGCGCAGCGGATCGACGGCGACGTCCCGGACATCGTCGAGAGCTACGTCGCCTCGGCCCACGGCCGCGGGCTGCTCGACAGCGGCCTGGTGGTGTCGGCGAGCTGCGTCGACTGCCACAGTGCCCACCGCGCCCTGGCTGCGGGCGACGCCAACTCGTCGGTCCACCCGGACCGGATCGCCGACACCTGCGGGGCCTGCCACAAGGGGATCGAGGAGGAGTTCAAGCGCAGCGTCCACTGGCCGGGGAACGTGACCACGACCGAGGAGCTGCCGACCTGCGAGGACTGCCACAGCTCGCACTCGATCACCCGTGTCGACGCGCAGGGCTTCCGGTTCACCATGATGGACCAGTGCGGCCGCTGCCACCGCGACTTCGCGGAGACGTTCTTCGAAACCTACCACGGCAAGGTCACGCAGCTCGGGTCCGAGGGCGCGGCCAAGTGCTACGACTGCCACGGGACCCACAACATCCTGCCGTCGGACAGCCCGGAGTCGAAGCTCAGCCACTGGAACGTCGTCGAGACCTGCGGCACGTGCCATCCCAAGGCCCACCGCCAGTTCGCGGGCTACCTCAGCCACGCCACCCACCACGACAAGGACAAGTACCCGTTCCTGTTCTACTCGTTCTGGTTCATGACCGTCCTCCTGGTGGGCACACTGTCGTTCGCGCTCCTCCACACCCTGGCCTGGCTGTGGCGGCTGCTGCGGACCCGGGGCGAGTGGCTGCCGCACAAGGAGACGGCGGCCGATCGCTTCTACCGCCGCTTCACGACCACCCAGCGCGTCATGCACGCGGTCATGATCTTGAGCTTCTTCACGCTTGCGCTGACCGGCATGACGCTCAAGTTCTCCTACATGGGCTGGGCGGTAGTGCTGTCGAGGGTGCTGGGCGGCTTCGACACCATGGGGGTGCTGCACCGGATCGCCGCGGTGGCGCTGATGTGTCTGTTCATGTTCCACCTGCGCCAGATGTGGCTGGGCCTGCGGTCGTCGAAGAAGGGCCTTCTCGGCTTCATCTTCGACCCCAACTCGTTGATGTTCAACCTCACCGACATCCGGCAGGTGTTCGAGTCGATCAAGTGGTTCTTCGGGCGTGGGCCGCGGCCGCGCTACGGGCGCTTCACCTACTGGGAGAAGTTCGACTACTTCGCCGTGTTCTGGGGCGTGTTCGTGATCGGCTCGACCGGCCTGGTGCTGTGGTTCCCCGAGCTGTTCACCCGCTTCCTGCCCGGCTGGTCGATCAACGTCGCCACCATCATCCACTCCGACGAGGCGCTGCTGGCGGTGGCGTTCATCTTCACCATCCACTTCTTCAACACCCACTTTCGGCCGGACAAGTTCCCGATGGACGCGGTGATCTTCACCGGCCGGGTCGCGGTCGACGAGCTGAAGCACGACAAGCCGGTCGAGTACGAGGAGTTCATCGAGAACGCGACTGAGGAGGAGCTGGCCCGTCGCCTCGCCGGCCCGGCGAGCCCCAAGCTCGAGAGGGCGGCGCGCATCTTCGGTTTCACGGCGCTCGCCATCGGCCTGACCCTGATCGCGCTGATCGTGTTCACGATGTTCTTCGGCTACAGATAG
- a CDS encoding porin, with the protein MQTTLPAHVTAQRPVALIQHSRQGSLRRTLAVFGAGGDLVFALAAAALLVLAVPPARSGEPTDDQAPPSLEETLEAGESSVESPRRQLVSWNEFDGPFTTLRFGGGLLYEIAGFSQDDESQQQFDLSTEDKVRDFRFLFKGRLKTERPVTWTCGVMYDGPSDSWLVRETGVMVAVPELWGHLFIGRTKEGFSLNKVMTGYSGWTLERATIIDATIPILADGIKWLGYVPERGLLWNVGWYGDWLSEDESFSSYDHQFVARVAWLPIVSETEGRLLHLGVNFRQGEPDDGQLQVRSRPEAFPAPYFVDTGRFEADASQITALEAYYRSGPYLLGSEYFYEAVDSPATGDPAFHGGDVVFTWLITGETRAYNTLGGYFKSVSPARTVFEGGPGAWELVARVSYIDLDNGTLRGGTFWRFTPMVNWYLSDNVRFELAYGYGTLDRFDLEGTTQFFQSRIQLLF; encoded by the coding sequence ATGCAAACCACCCTCCCCGCGCACGTGACCGCACAGCGACCGGTCGCCTTGATCCAGCACAGCCGTCAGGGGTCCCTGAGGCGCACGCTTGCGGTCTTTGGCGCCGGCGGCGACCTCGTCTTCGCCCTGGCGGCGGCCGCTCTCCTCGTCCTCGCAGTGCCGCCCGCGCGCTCCGGCGAACCGACCGATGACCAGGCACCGCCCTCCCTCGAGGAGACCCTCGAGGCCGGGGAGTCGTCGGTCGAGTCGCCGCGCCGCCAGCTCGTTAGCTGGAACGAGTTCGATGGACCCTTCACCACGCTGCGCTTCGGCGGCGGCCTTCTGTACGAGATCGCCGGGTTTTCCCAGGACGACGAAAGCCAGCAGCAGTTCGACCTCTCGACCGAGGACAAGGTCAGGGACTTCCGGTTCCTCTTCAAAGGACGGCTCAAGACCGAGCGGCCTGTCACCTGGACCTGCGGCGTCATGTACGACGGCCCCTCCGACTCCTGGCTGGTGCGTGAGACCGGCGTCATGGTCGCCGTGCCCGAGCTGTGGGGCCACCTTTTCATCGGCCGCACCAAGGAAGGCTTTTCGCTCAACAAGGTCATGACCGGATACTCGGGCTGGACGCTGGAGCGCGCGACCATCATCGACGCCACCATCCCGATCCTCGCCGACGGCATCAAGTGGCTCGGCTACGTGCCGGAGCGCGGGCTGCTCTGGAACGTCGGTTGGTACGGCGACTGGCTGTCCGAGGACGAGTCGTTCTCCAGCTACGACCACCAGTTCGTGGCGCGGGTCGCTTGGCTTCCGATCGTCTCGGAGACCGAGGGCCGCCTCCTGCACCTCGGCGTCAACTTCCGCCAGGGAGAGCCCGACGACGGCCAGCTGCAGGTGCGCTCGCGCCCCGAGGCCTTCCCGGCGCCGTACTTCGTCGACACCGGGAGATTCGAGGCCGATGCGTCGCAGATCACCGCGCTCGAGGCCTACTACCGCTCCGGGCCCTACCTCCTGGGCAGCGAGTACTTCTACGAGGCGGTCGACTCGCCCGCGACCGGCGACCCCGCCTTCCACGGCGGAGACGTGGTGTTCACCTGGCTGATCACGGGCGAGACCCGCGCCTACAACACCCTCGGCGGCTACTTCAAGTCCGTGTCGCCCGCACGTACGGTGTTCGAAGGCGGGCCCGGGGCGTGGGAGTTGGTCGCGCGGGTCTCCTACATCGACCTCGACAATGGCACCTTGCGCGGTGGCACCTTCTGGCGCTTCACGCCGATGGTGAACTGGTACCTGTCCGACAACGTCCGCTTCGAGCTCGCCTACGGCTACGGAACGCTCGACCGCTTCGACCTCGAGGGGACCACGCAGTTCTTCCAGAGCCGCATCCAGCTCCTCTTCTGA
- a CDS encoding alpha/beta hydrolase, producing MGKAWRRTAVRSLVVLALLCATIVAGAMFLERQMIYFPTRYPDGLWELEAVTRNSGCTLEDCFFQSEDGLRLHGWWCRPIHGEGVTADMVLLWFHGNAGNLSHRADLMLRLARTPAQVVIVDYRGYGRSEGKPSERGLYRDADAAWRYLIGERRVAPERVVLLGDSLGAAVAVDLAARVEAAGLIVQSGFTSIPDLAARHFPFVPRALIRTKMDSLSKIPDVRGPKLFLHSPEDEVVPYGLGRRLYEAAAEPKRFLEVPGASHNDLSLVGGHRYFDAIATFLSDCRRRAEGRTRG from the coding sequence ATGGGGAAGGCCTGGCGTCGAACAGCTGTGCGCAGCCTGGTGGTGCTGGCGCTCCTGTGCGCTACCATCGTCGCCGGCGCCATGTTCCTCGAGCGGCAGATGATCTACTTCCCCACCCGCTACCCGGACGGGCTCTGGGAGCTCGAGGCAGTGACCCGGAACAGCGGCTGCACGCTCGAGGACTGCTTCTTCCAATCCGAGGACGGGCTCCGGCTGCACGGCTGGTGGTGCCGCCCGATCCACGGCGAGGGCGTCACGGCCGACATGGTCCTGCTCTGGTTCCACGGCAACGCCGGCAACCTGAGCCACCGCGCCGACCTCATGCTGCGCCTCGCCAGGACCCCCGCTCAGGTCGTCATCGTCGATTACCGGGGCTACGGCCGCAGCGAGGGCAAGCCTTCGGAGAGGGGCCTGTACCGGGACGCTGACGCCGCGTGGCGATACCTGATCGGTGAGCGCAGGGTCGCGCCGGAACGGGTCGTGCTGCTCGGGGACTCGCTGGGCGCCGCGGTGGCGGTCGACCTGGCGGCCAGGGTCGAGGCCGCCGGCCTGATCGTCCAGTCGGGGTTCACCTCGATACCGGACTTGGCGGCTCGGCACTTCCCGTTCGTGCCACGGGCCCTGATCCGCACGAAGATGGACTCGCTGTCCAAGATCCCCGACGTGCGCGGCCCGAAGCTGTTCCTCCACTCGCCCGAAGATGAGGTGGTGCCCTACGGCCTCGGACGTCGCCTGTACGAGGCAGCGGCCGAGCCGAAGCGCTTTCTCGAGGTCCCCGGCGCCTCGCACAACGACTTGAGCCTGGTCGGCGGCCACCGGTACTTCGACGCGATCGCGACCTTCCTGAGCGACTGCCGGCGGCGCGCCGAGGGTCGGACCCGTGGCTGA